The Rosa rugosa chromosome 1, drRosRugo1.1, whole genome shotgun sequence genomic sequence cataactttctcatacgaactccgattctcgcgttccgcatgtctacgaactcgtatcgacgcgctctacaactttcatgaaggaagttttcagagatacccaacatatcaaaagtcaaccttgagccccccctaaagtcatactttccgaataaaaattcgtccgaaatacttccgctccatccacgagccacgaaattgtccaataaccacaatttagattccggaaaattctcggaaaataaatacgaatttccggggcatcacagtaAGTCTTCATACCTTTCATACATTGTTCAACAAGAATCTGATACatatatgtacaaaaataaaacataaattttttgcAGTTTTATAGTTTTCGAAACAGATGATAATTTTTTAGACTGTTCTAATATGAGATGCTTAGAGCCTAGTCAATATGTCAGCGACAAGGTATGAATTTCAAGTATAGTACAACAGTTTACGTATTTTGTTTTAGTCATCAAGTTTGCATGTTTATTCTAATTATAACTCTACCATATTTTTTTTGGAAACCAGTTGGTAAGTACAGTAGTTGGAATTCTTCGGAAACCTAGTGTTGCTTCTCAATGATTTTTTAGTGCATATTTTTTGGTAAGATTGTTTATACTTGGATTGTCTGTGCAAAATTTAAGTGTAGGAGACTAAGTTCAATATTTTAATGTAGGCCAAAgaatttttaaaaaaagaagGTGATGACTTGTCAAAATTTGCTACCAAAGCGAAAAAGAACAACAAGATTGAGTTTCAGTACTATGTATTTGAGAAATACGAAAAGGTATCATAcacatttttaatttgtttgatTGAGCTTCTCAAACAGATACTTCCTATAGTAACAATCTATAATGtgcagatttttattcccatccTAGATGACGGTGTAAAAGGGAACCACTGGTTCCTGATGATAGTAAAAATAAGAAGCATGTAATTTTTCAAGTTATTGGTTTATAAAAATTCTAGTAAACTCATGCATGCAGTATCATTCTGTGAACGAGCGTTTGCCCATAGCTCTCTCCTTGTTGAAGCATCTGGACAACCAAGCACGCAATAAAATTGCTCAAGCTGGACAAAAGTCACTGCAAAAAGTTATAGGCAAGAAACTTAGGAACAAAGACACTGAAGACAGATCAAGATAGCGTAGCATGCAGCGATACTGATAAAGGTTTGCAAAGGTCTCCAAAGAAAATGAAGGCAATTCAAGAAATAGATGCAGCCAAcgtgaataaaaaaaaaggtcgTGGTCGGCCTCGTGGCTCAAAGAATAAACCTAAGAAATAACCAATAACGCACAACAAGTTACAACTAGTTACATTTTATCAAACTCTTTTGCAAGTTACATTTGATTGTTAGAACTACATTTCTTTAAGTGTCACTTTGGGTTTTGATGGTTCAATTGAATTGCTATCGATGATGACAAACTTTGAGGCTTGTCTATCCTTCCTTGGATcagacaattttttttaatatatatgcCTTTTGTGTCAACATTGTTGGAATATATGAGTTGAGGGTGGCCAAAAGAGTACATGTTTGATTAATGATTAATTCTATCTTATTAAGTGCTTTTTTGATTGGGTTCCTTGAGAGAGTCTTAGGTAATTGCATGCAAGATAGCCATGAGATACATTGAGTCATTGGAAAGGATtcggcttctctgctagaaAAGTCTTTGCTAAGATCTGCTTGGATAACATTGTGAGCTCGCCACGTCAGTGTGGTTTAATGTAATGGCTATTAAACTGACAACAGATAAAGCCATAAACCACACTAACAGATGCCAAATACTACTTTAACGTCAAAACAGTGCATCTCTCGACTCCTCGCGTCTCCCTCTATCTCTCTTCGCCCAATTTCTTCCTGGATCCTTTCCTCCTTCCCCTCGCCATCTAGTCGTGAAAAATTTAAGAATCAGTTATTGTCTCAATGACTTGTTAGAAGGTGGCGATTTAAGTTTGGTGAgatgtgttttttgttttcgtttCTTGTGTTATGTTGTTCGTTGAATCAAATTGATTTGGGTGTATTTCAATTTATCAGATTTGGGTGTGTTTTGTTGGGAGGTTGTAGGAATGAATTCTAAATTGTTTTGTTGATGCAGAAGATCGAATTTCAAGATGACTACTTTGTGAGGTGTGAATGGGATTATTAGTGTTTATGTTGATCTGATTATTTTGGAGCGTGTTCAGGAAAGTCAGGAATACTATCATTTACGCCACTCTCATGGTCTGTTTGGTTGCAAATCATGAAAGGAATTGCGAAAGGCTTGGTCTACCTGCATGAGTTTAGCTCCAAAAAGTATGTCCATGGAGACTTGAAGCCGAGTAACATGCTTCTTGGACATAACATGGAGCCACACATTTCTGATTTTGGACTCGGACGCCTTGCTAATATAGCCGGAGGTACCCCAACACTGGAATCCAACCGAATGGCCACCATAGACAAACCACAACAAAGGCACCAAAAGAGCGCATCGATTGAATCTGCTATAGTTTGTTCATCTAGTAATTTGGGATCTTGTTATAAAGCTCCAGAAGCTCTGAAGGTGGTGAAACCATCACAGAAATGGGATGTCTATTCCTACGGGTAATCTTACTTGAAATGATTACCGGAAGATTGCCCATAGTCCAAGTGGGTTCCTCAGAAATGGACCTTGTTCATTGGATTCAGCTCTACATTGACGACAAGAAGCCTCTTTTAGACGTATTAGACCCACATCTAATGCAAGATGTAgaaatggaagaagagattATTGCAGTGTTGAAGATTGCAATGGCTTGCGTTCATAGCAGCCCGGAAAGAAGACCAATCATGAGGCATATTTCTGAAGTTTTAGACAGGTTGGCCACATCTGCTGTGTGAGATAGCTAGACAGAGTTGAATTCAATTCAATTGACTTGTGAAGCTTGGTGTTTGGGTTAGTTCAATCTTGAGTGAATATAAGACCCTGATTTTCTACTTTTTCCCACTGTCATTTGTTAGAGCTAGGTTGAGTTTGGTCTTCTTTAAGAGCATTGAACTATAGTTTGCAGGAGTTTGGCCTTGAATAGTTGGTGTATATGTGAAGACTATCTTCATGCTCTTTTGTAGACCTTTTGTATCTTGTTCTTGTAGGTTAATGAAGTTAATCAtttgtttctttgcttttaCCCCTCTATGAAAATTTGTATTGTGTTTCTACCTTTGCATATCCTCAAACTCGCTCCATTATCTTATCCTTGGATCTCATCTTTGTCAGAATGTATTTGATCCATTATATACAACTCTGCACACTAATCCTAAGCAGTAAGCAATAAACAAACAGAAGTAGTTGAGCTTCATCTTTCATAATAACTTTGTGACCTTTGGGGACTTCCATATCATGCACAAGAATGTTTGACAACTCACAAGTAAAATTTAGACTGATGAGAACAATAATGTTATACATTGTTGCATCCAGCTATGGAATCCTTAGATATGTAATTTTACACTAGTTTCCTCCAAGTCAGGGACATTATAAGAACATAcatcagagagagagaagaaaaattagTTCAATTTCGCATAACAGGGAAGAATAGCTCAGTTCTTTCTCGCAATCCTTAGCCGCTTCACACATTCTACGAATTCCCTGTTTGTAGTGCAATACACAAAGCTTCAATTACAACATGGTTCAACAAGATTATAACGGCAGATCTAAGATAATAAATGaacaaataaaatggaaaatgaCAGTATGAAGAATTTAAGTCGTAGATAAGGAGCATGTACCTCCATGGAACATCACCAACAGTTCTCCAATTGTCATCTCTGTCCTTGTAAAAAAGTGAAAACTCAGATCCAACCTGGAACAACCTCAACCCAGATACAGATTGTCTACCCGAAAACAAAGAACCACTTATAATTAATTTTCTGAATGCAAACTCCTCACTATCTTCTGAGATTGATTGTACCTACCAAACATGTCTTCTAGTTGAAATGCAAGGCTCGAGTAGCCACTATGATCAAGTACACAAACTTTTCTTCCAATAACAATCCCATCCATGTTAACTTTCACATAATCCCACCTCTCCTTGCTCTGGACTCCCTCTGCTTCCTCATCACAATCTTCCGGTATATTTCTAGGACTTACGACATTCGAATTCTTCAAATTCAAGTTGTTAGCCACAATTTAGAATTCATTCCTACAACCTCCCAACAAACTGAGAAAACGCATCAACAAAGGATCCATCAACAAAGTAGTCATCTTGAAATTCGATCTACTGCATCAACAAAACAATTTAGAATTCATTCCTACAACCTCCCAACAAAACACGCCCAAATCTGATAAATTGAAATACACCCAAATCAATTTGATTCAACGAACAACATAACACAAGaaacgaaaacaaaaaacacatcTCACCAAACTTAAATCGCCACCTTCGAACAAGTCATTGAGACAATAACTGATTCTTAAATTTTTCACGACTAGATGGCGAGGGGAAGGAGGAAAGGATCCAGGAGGAAATTGGGCGAAGAGAGATAGAGGGAGACGCGAGGAGTCGAGAGATGCATTGTTTTGACGTTAAAGTAGTATTTGGCATCTGTTAGTGTGGTTTATGGCTTTATCTGTTGTCAGTTTAATAGCCATTAGATTGAACCACACTGACGTGGCGAGCTCACAATGTTATCCAAGCAGATCTTAGCAAAAGCTTttctagcagagaagccgaATCCCATTGGAAAGTAAAGGAGGAGAAAATTTCATCGAAGTTTATGTGCAACCAATTGATGCCAACATGTAGGGTAGTTGCCAAACACCAAAGAAACCACTGGAGTAGAGAAGACCCATAAATAAAGGAAGACATAAACATAACTAGACAGGTCCCACACACAATATGTGTGAAaattgatatatattttttaaaacaGAGTGGGTAGTTTTTTTTACAGGAATTGGTAGTTTTTTGTGGAagtttgtggttttttttttcacgtaCTTTATCTACTTCCcacttttacattttttttcttttttcttttttctatttattttataaattgactattttacccctatttgttttatgagtgttaaagttttttaataatCCAGGGTCATTAtggtacatttttttttgttttggctaacaaagtctcttctcttaataatagtatagatatatacaaCTGCCTAGTCTAGAGAGTAATTCCATCCCATTCTTACATATATTATTCCGGGTGACTGCCATAACCTGATAATGTCTTGATGATAAGAATCTAACAAATAAGGGGAAAAGTAAGTATACAACATACTATTTGCTACCACTAGCATTTTGGTCGAAACCTATCATTTGAAAAAGTAAGAAATTACAATAAGATATCAAGTGACTATGAAGATAATAACCATTGTACATATACATGTTTTCGACCTGCAAAGGGTACATTTCAATCTGCTTACACACCATCACATATTGACTGAATCAACCAAATACTAAAGTCACTTCACTTATTTGACAGTTTACATAATCACACAAACTAATAAGATGGTTCAGAACAAAAAACCCATGGATATTTAGGAGTCATGGCCTACGAAACCCAGTCTCTGAAACTTTACACAGACCCTTCCCTTTGAAAGCTAAAGACTGAGATATGAGAGCTCCGATTCATAtaggaaattaaaagaaaatatatcaaaattgacAAAACTGAGAAGACCCAATGCGCTAAATCATGATATTTATATAACCATGTGCTAGATCATGATAAAACATTCCAATTGTAAGAAAGCAGAAGCAGCGTCGAACGGTCTTTCAGaagttatttacttatttgacaatgtttttttttttttttttttttctgattttacGGCAATTGAGGTTCAAAATAGTAACCAAGGTTGTATTTGTGataattcttcaatattacaagtttgagaaccattTGACCGATAAGACAATgaattgttgtagaagtagtaatcaagctcttatttgtggcaattttttatattacaagtctgaGAACCATTTTACTAATGTGACAACGAGTTactgtcaaagtggtaaaacttTATGCATATATAGTAAATGAGGCGCGAGTCCTTAATTGTGTATCCAAATTCTCTATTTTGTAACTAATACTTTTGTTGTATAAAtctaa encodes the following:
- the LOC133737309 gene encoding auxin-responsive protein IAA34-like, which encodes MDGIVIGRKVCVLDHSGYSSLAFQLEDMFGRQSVSGLRLFQVGSEFSLFYKDRDDNWRTVGDVPWREFVECVKRLRIARKN